In a single window of the Bradyrhizobium erythrophlei genome:
- a CDS encoding IS4 family transposase has translation MRHENSVFHGLLKHVPWHQFDRLVEDHDADARVRRLSTKSQLVALLYGQFSGAASLREIVTGLSSHAVRLYHVGAGPVRRSTFSDANAQRPAAVFTELLAIMMKQAHRSLRRKLAETTYLIDATSARLNERSAGWARFSAGVCGAKVHVIYDADADRPIYAAVTTAKVNDITAAKQMPIEPGATYVFDLGYYDYAWWAELDAVGCRIVTRFKSNTPLDLVEELAVTAGSNILSDRIGYLPARQARSRRNPIKDAVREVRVVTESGTELRILSNDLDASAQEIADLYRRRWAIELFFRWIKQTLKITRFVGTSENAVRIQIAVALIAFLLLRLAQAAHKNIPSPIVFTRLIRANLMHRRPIDNLLHPSPSTSQDQRQMSLQLC, from the coding sequence ATGCGGCATGAGAATAGCGTATTTCATGGACTTCTGAAGCACGTTCCGTGGCATCAGTTCGACAGGCTTGTGGAAGACCATGATGCCGATGCGCGGGTGCGGCGACTTTCGACCAAGAGCCAGTTGGTGGCGTTGCTCTACGGCCAGTTTTCGGGTGCAGCGAGCTTGCGGGAGATCGTGACGGGGCTTTCGAGCCACGCCGTGCGGCTCTACCATGTGGGCGCCGGCCCGGTTCGGCGGTCGACCTTCTCGGATGCGAATGCACAGCGGCCTGCCGCCGTGTTCACCGAGCTGTTGGCGATCATGATGAAGCAGGCCCATCGCAGCCTGCGGCGCAAGCTCGCCGAGACCACCTATTTGATCGATGCCACGAGCGCACGCTTGAACGAGCGCAGCGCCGGCTGGGCTCGGTTCTCGGCCGGGGTCTGCGGGGCCAAAGTACACGTGATTTACGATGCCGACGCCGATCGCCCGATCTATGCCGCAGTCACCACGGCCAAGGTCAACGATATCACCGCGGCCAAGCAAATGCCGATCGAGCCGGGAGCCACCTATGTCTTCGACCTTGGCTATTACGATTATGCCTGGTGGGCTGAACTCGACGCCGTCGGCTGCCGGATCGTCACCCGTTTCAAGTCCAATACTCCGCTCGATCTGGTCGAAGAGCTGGCGGTCACGGCTGGCAGCAACATCCTCTCCGACCGCATCGGTTATCTCCCCGCCCGCCAAGCCAGAAGCCGTCGCAATCCCATCAAGGATGCGGTGCGCGAGGTGAGGGTCGTGACCGAGAGCGGAACCGAGCTCCGCATCTTGTCGAACGACCTCGATGCCAGCGCCCAGGAGATCGCCGATCTCTACCGCAGGCGCTGGGCCATCGAACTGTTCTTCCGCTGGATCAAGCAGACCCTCAAGATCACTCGCTTCGTAGGCACCTCCGAGAATGCCGTACGCATCCAGATCGCCGTTGCGCTCATCGCCTTCTTGCTGCTGCGCCTGGCCCAAGCCGCCCACAAGAATATTCCCAGTCCGATCGTCTTCACCAGACTGATCCGCGCCAACCTCATGCACCGCCGACCCATCGACAACCTGCTCCATCCATCGCCCTCGACCAGCCAAGATCAACGTCAGATGAGCCTCCAGCTATGCTAA
- a CDS encoding aspartate/glutamate racemase family protein, with protein MRIALIHALKHSIVPIEASFARLWPDATLMNLLDDSLSADVARDGRLTDAMTDRFLSLGRYAASTGADAILFTCSAFGPCIEAVAREHGPMPVLKPSEAMIEQAAARGSRIGLLSTFAPTLASMPAEFPRSVDIVPKLATGALAALDRGDRAEHDRLVAEASRELRDCDLIALAQYSMAPAASLVAEASGRPVLTTPDSAVLKLKQLLAVAA; from the coding sequence ATGCGCATCGCTCTCATCCACGCCCTGAAACATTCGATTGTGCCGATCGAGGCCTCGTTCGCCCGGCTTTGGCCGGACGCAACTCTGATGAATTTGCTCGACGACAGCCTGTCGGCCGATGTGGCGCGTGATGGGCGCCTCACCGATGCGATGACCGATCGTTTCCTGTCGCTCGGACGTTACGCGGCCTCTACCGGCGCCGACGCGATCCTCTTCACATGCTCGGCCTTCGGCCCTTGCATCGAGGCCGTGGCGCGCGAACACGGGCCGATGCCGGTGCTCAAGCCCAGTGAAGCGATGATCGAGCAGGCCGCCGCGCGGGGCAGCAGGATCGGTTTGCTCTCGACGTTCGCGCCGACCCTGGCTTCGATGCCGGCGGAATTTCCCCGCTCGGTCGATATCGTGCCAAAACTGGCGACCGGCGCACTTGCGGCACTGGATCGCGGTGACCGCGCCGAACACGATCGCCTGGTCGCGGAAGCGTCACGCGAGCTGCGCGACTGCGACCTGATTGCGCTGGCGCAATACAGCATGGCGCCGGCGGCGTCGCTGGTCGCCGAGGCGTCGGGTCGGCCGGTACTCACGACGCCGGATAGCGCCGTGCTGAAACTGAAACAATTGCTCGCCGTTGCCGCTTGA
- a CDS encoding GDP-mannose pyrophosphatase: MTVSDRIRVQNVRVLSDNHYTLKTTTFEWRRGNGEWQTQHRESYDRGNAATLLPYNLAQRTVVLVRQFRYPAFVNGYDDLLIEAAAGLLDNASPEVRIRAEAEEETGYRLGDIRKIFEAFMSPGSVTEKLHFFVAAYEPGMRVGSGGGIASEGEDIEVLELPIDQALAMIGDGRIVDAKTIMLLQYAALNIFR, encoded by the coding sequence ATGACCGTCTCCGACCGCATTCGCGTCCAGAACGTCCGCGTGCTCTCCGACAATCATTACACACTGAAGACCACCACCTTCGAGTGGCGACGCGGCAATGGCGAGTGGCAGACCCAGCACCGCGAGAGCTACGACCGCGGCAACGCCGCGACGCTGTTGCCGTACAATCTGGCGCAGCGCACCGTGGTGCTGGTGAGGCAGTTCCGCTATCCGGCTTTCGTCAACGGTTACGACGATCTCCTGATCGAGGCCGCGGCCGGTCTGCTGGACAACGCATCTCCGGAAGTGCGGATTCGCGCCGAGGCCGAAGAGGAAACCGGTTATCGGCTCGGCGACATCCGAAAAATTTTCGAAGCCTTCATGAGTCCCGGCTCGGTCACCGAAAAACTGCACTTCTTTGTCGCGGCATATGAACCTGGCATGCGGGTCGGCAGCGGCGGCGGCATCGCCTCGGAGGGTGAGGACATCGAGGTGCTGGAACTGCCGATCGATCAGGCCCTGGCCATGATCGGCGATGGCCGCATCGTGGATGCCAAGACCATCATGCTGCTGCAATACGCGGCGCTGAACATTTTTCGGTGA
- a CDS encoding GNAT family acetyltransferase, with protein sequence MTVSSPPLSIAAIEDGDIADVIALWQRCGSTRAWNDPAGDIARARKETNATVLLGRNDGLLIASVLVGHDGHRGWVYYVTVDPDHRHKGYGREIMTAAENWLRARGIEKLQLMVRGDNTKVHAFYEALGYYDQERVVFAKWLDGREPTP encoded by the coding sequence GTGACAGTCTCCTCCCCTCCGCTATCGATTGCGGCAATTGAAGACGGTGATATCGCCGACGTGATTGCGTTGTGGCAGCGTTGCGGGTCGACGCGCGCCTGGAACGATCCCGCCGGTGACATCGCGCGGGCGCGCAAGGAGACCAACGCAACGGTGCTGCTGGGTCGGAATGACGGCCTCCTCATCGCGTCGGTGCTGGTGGGCCACGACGGCCATCGCGGCTGGGTCTATTACGTTACAGTCGATCCCGATCACCGCCACAAGGGCTACGGTCGCGAGATCATGACCGCCGCGGAGAATTGGCTCCGCGCGCGCGGCATCGAAAAGCTCCAGCTCATGGTCCGGGGAGATAACACCAAGGTCCACGCCTTCTACGAGGCGCTCGGCTATTACGACCAGGAGCGCGTGGTCTTCGCCAAGTGGCTCGACGGACGAGAACCGACGCCGTAA
- a CDS encoding FAD-binding oxidoreductase, with protein MNVLQPSAPPLSPELIARFREIVGDKYAVTDAADIAPYLTEERDLFHGRSPLVLRPGSTAEVSAICRLATEHRIALVPQGGNTGLVGGQTPHNGEVVISTRRMDKIRDIDTASNTMTCEAGVVLQIAQQRAAEVDRLFPLSLGAEGSCTIGGNLSTNAGGTTALAYGVAREMALGLEVVLADGRILNGLSKLKKDNTGYDLRNLFIGAEGTLGIITAATLRLFPKPHAVETAFVGLQSPAQALKLLSISQNEAAGALTSFELLSDIAVDFSVRHGIDIRDPLESKHPWYVLMELSSPRDDARAALESILTQGLDQGIVDDAVIAANLSQRTAFWKLRDEMSAAQKPEGGSIKHDISVPVVAVPDFIEQANAAVVKLIPGARPVPFGHLGDGNIHYNVSQPIGGDAADFLGRWHEVNAVVFDIVLRMGGSISAEHGIGVLKRDELPGVKDKVAIELMRSIKAMLDPLGIMNPGKVL; from the coding sequence ATGAATGTCCTCCAGCCCTCAGCGCCGCCGCTTTCGCCCGAACTGATCGCGCGTTTCCGCGAGATCGTCGGCGACAAATACGCGGTCACCGATGCCGCTGACATCGCCCCTTACCTGACCGAAGAGCGCGACCTGTTTCACGGCCGCTCGCCGCTGGTGTTGCGGCCGGGCTCGACCGCGGAAGTATCCGCCATCTGCAGGCTCGCGACCGAACACAGGATCGCGCTGGTGCCGCAGGGCGGCAACACCGGACTTGTCGGCGGCCAGACCCCGCACAATGGCGAGGTGGTGATTTCGACGCGGCGGATGGACAAGATCCGCGACATCGATACCGCCTCCAACACCATGACCTGCGAAGCCGGCGTGGTGCTGCAGATCGCGCAGCAGCGCGCTGCCGAGGTCGACCGGCTGTTTCCGCTGTCGCTCGGCGCCGAAGGAAGCTGCACCATCGGCGGCAATCTCTCCACCAACGCCGGCGGCACCACGGCGCTGGCCTACGGGGTGGCGCGCGAAATGGCGCTCGGGCTGGAAGTGGTGCTGGCCGACGGGCGCATTCTCAATGGATTGTCGAAGCTGAAGAAGGACAATACCGGCTACGATCTGCGCAACCTGTTCATCGGCGCCGAAGGCACGCTGGGCATCATTACCGCGGCGACCTTGCGGCTGTTTCCGAAGCCACACGCGGTGGAAACTGCCTTCGTCGGCCTTCAATCGCCCGCGCAGGCGCTGAAGCTGCTCTCGATCTCGCAGAACGAGGCCGCCGGCGCGCTGACCAGTTTTGAGCTGCTGTCCGACATCGCCGTCGATTTCAGCGTCCGTCATGGCATCGATATCCGCGATCCCCTTGAAAGCAAGCATCCCTGGTACGTGCTGATGGAACTGTCGTCGCCACGCGACGACGCCCGCGCCGCGCTGGAATCGATCCTGACGCAGGGTCTCGACCAGGGTATCGTTGACGACGCGGTGATCGCGGCGAATCTTAGCCAGCGCACGGCATTCTGGAAGCTGCGCGATGAAATGTCCGCGGCGCAGAAGCCGGAGGGCGGCTCGATCAAGCACGATATTTCGGTGCCGGTGGTCGCGGTGCCCGATTTCATCGAACAGGCCAACGCGGCCGTGGTGAAGTTGATACCGGGGGCGCGGCCGGTGCCGTTCGGGCATCTCGGCGACGGCAACATCCACTACAACGTCAGCCAGCCGATCGGCGGCGACGCCGCTGATTTCCTGGGCCGGTGGCACGAGGTCAATGCGGTGGTATTCGACATCGTGTTGCGGATGGGTGGGTCGATCTCGGCCGAGCACGGCATCGGCGTGCTCAAGCGCGACGAACTGCCGGGGGTGAAGGACAAAGTCGCGATCGAACTGATGCGCTCGATCAAGGCGATGCTCGACCCGCTGGGCATCATGAATCCCGGCAAGGTGCTGTAG
- a CDS encoding L-threonylcarbamoyladenylate synthase has protein sequence MNVGLKTPILPAGTAAVATAARCLAEGGLVAFPTETVYGLGADATDPAAIARLYQAKGRPSFNPLIAHVRDLGAGMRIGRFDRTAIALAEAFWPGPLTLVLPKTADCRVAELATAGLDTIAIRVPAHPLAQAILRAFGGPVVAPSANLSGHVSPTSAAHVQSDLAGRIDLIVDGGAVEVGVESTIVGCFDAPLLLRPGGLPRAEIERVLGRALVQPPHEAENTTGQPLAPGMLASHYAPRTPVRLNAGYIEAGEALLAFGTPAVPGVDAATVVMNLSTSGDLTEAAANLFGYLRALDLRGARAIAVMPVPDHGLGEAINDRLRRAAMGRE, from the coding sequence GTGAATGTGGGCCTGAAAACGCCAATTCTGCCCGCCGGCACGGCCGCCGTGGCCACCGCTGCCCGTTGCCTCGCGGAAGGCGGCCTGGTCGCGTTCCCGACCGAGACCGTTTATGGCCTCGGTGCCGACGCCACCGACCCCGCCGCGATCGCGCGGCTCTACCAGGCCAAGGGGCGGCCCTCGTTCAATCCGCTGATCGCCCATGTCCGGGATCTCGGGGCTGGAATGCGGATCGGCCGCTTCGACCGAACCGCGATCGCGCTCGCCGAGGCGTTCTGGCCGGGGCCGCTGACGCTGGTGTTGCCCAAAACGGCCGACTGCAGGGTGGCCGAACTCGCCACGGCGGGGCTCGATACCATCGCGATCCGGGTGCCTGCCCACCCCTTGGCGCAGGCCATCTTGCGTGCGTTCGGCGGTCCGGTGGTGGCGCCCTCGGCCAATCTGTCCGGCCATGTCTCGCCAACATCCGCCGCTCACGTGCAAAGCGACCTCGCAGGGCGCATCGACCTGATCGTCGATGGCGGCGCGGTCGAGGTCGGCGTCGAATCCACCATTGTCGGATGCTTCGACGCTCCGCTGCTGCTGCGCCCCGGCGGCCTGCCGCGCGCGGAGATCGAACGCGTGCTCGGCCGCGCACTGGTCCAGCCACCGCACGAGGCGGAGAACACGACCGGCCAGCCGTTGGCGCCGGGCATGCTGGCCTCGCACTACGCGCCGCGGACGCCGGTACGGCTCAATGCCGGTTACATCGAGGCCGGTGAGGCGCTGCTGGCGTTTGGGACACCTGCGGTGCCGGGGGTTGACGCCGCGACCGTGGTGATGAATTTGTCCACGTCAGGCGATCTCACTGAGGCCGCCGCCAATCTTTTCGGCTATCTGCGCGCGCTCGACCTAAGGGGCGCGCGCGCCATCGCCGTGATGCCGGTGCCGGATCACGGGCTGGGCGAAGCCATCAACGACCGGCTGCGCCGCGCCGCAATGGGACGGGAATAG
- a CDS encoding excisionase — MTKVVEIGLVARDAPIRLATAAQLAFPDGSMTVSGLRREAFRGRLVTERIAGKDFTTLENIDRMRELCRVRAKEPGFTNGAHDLKAESLFPKPFGSSETAKTISPRDALEARLKQSRPKKQSKP; from the coding sequence ATGACTAAAGTGGTCGAGATTGGGTTGGTCGCGCGAGATGCACCTATTCGCCTAGCTACCGCTGCACAACTAGCGTTTCCTGACGGCTCGATGACCGTTTCTGGTCTTCGCAGAGAGGCTTTTCGTGGTAGACTCGTGACCGAGCGAATTGCTGGCAAGGATTTCACGACGCTCGAAAATATCGATCGAATGAGGGAATTATGTCGCGTCAGAGCAAAGGAGCCAGGCTTTACAAACGGCGCGCACGATTTAAAGGCCGAAAGCTTATTTCCCAAGCCGTTTGGATCATCAGAGACGGCAAAAACGATTTCGCCACGGGATGCATTGGAAGCCCGACTGAAACAAAGCCGCCCAAAGAAGCAGAGCAAGCCCTAG
- a CDS encoding ParB/RepB/Spo0J family partition protein — protein sequence MTLKLNSSDDWNDGEPVEDGSNESRRLPKPKVPIDIEIKNIVLGKRGRAIDHLKVSQFERSIADQGFLQPIHVYALKNSLKGKYGLAAGQHRLRALINLGFQNVSAVVISRRQAKAWQPAENLYRKEVRGLQRSEDIVKYAANRQNLPAVEVTRAGGKQPHDRGYKKLAEVTGLDRKRIAEAFLHVQLPAAVKKLVLSLPKLNNRRILNALAKMDNQRAQIAFIRERSKVPSANECRTGMRAALKRQKQDTKRRLDGSESLEAAWKASEVREIFEWQIESVKIAFIEKWLRNK from the coding sequence ATGACGCTCAAGCTAAATTCCTCGGATGATTGGAATGATGGGGAGCCGGTTGAAGATGGTTCGAATGAGTCTAGGCGCTTGCCCAAGCCCAAAGTGCCGATCGATATCGAAATCAAAAACATAGTGCTAGGAAAGCGTGGTCGTGCCATTGATCATCTTAAAGTCTCGCAGTTCGAAAGGTCAATTGCCGACCAGGGATTCTTACAGCCTATCCATGTTTACGCCCTCAAAAATTCGCTGAAAGGAAAATATGGGCTTGCTGCTGGGCAACATCGTCTGCGCGCACTGATTAATTTGGGCTTCCAAAATGTATCGGCGGTTGTCATTAGTCGGCGGCAAGCGAAAGCCTGGCAGCCGGCGGAAAATCTTTATCGAAAGGAGGTTCGTGGGCTCCAAAGGTCGGAGGATATTGTCAAGTATGCGGCCAATCGTCAAAATCTTCCGGCAGTCGAGGTGACCAGAGCAGGTGGTAAGCAGCCTCACGATCGTGGTTACAAAAAACTCGCGGAGGTAACTGGACTTGATCGGAAGCGGATAGCCGAAGCTTTTCTGCATGTCCAATTGCCTGCTGCCGTAAAGAAATTGGTTTTGTCGCTCCCTAAGTTGAACAATCGCCGGATCCTGAACGCCCTCGCAAAGATGGATAACCAGCGCGCGCAGATAGCGTTTATTAGAGAACGTTCAAAAGTCCCTTCTGCCAATGAGTGTCGGACAGGTATGCGAGCTGCCCTGAAGCGCCAAAAGCAAGATACGAAAAGACGACTAGATGGCTCTGAAAGCCTAGAGGCCGCCTGGAAGGCGTCCGAGGTTCGCGAGATATTTGAATGGCAAATCGAGAGCGTAAAAATCGCCTTCATTGAGAAGTGGCTTCGTAATAAATGA